From the genome of Geminocystis herdmanii PCC 6308, one region includes:
- a CDS encoding type II toxin-antitoxin system HicA family toxin, whose translation MSNIPALNGKKMIKALTKANFSVIRIKGSHHFLAHPDGRKTVIPVHGNETIGKGLFAQILRDCDLTVYEFLDLL comes from the coding sequence ATGAGTAATATCCCGGCTTTAAATGGAAAGAAGATGATTAAGGCTTTAACAAAAGCTAATTTTTCAGTGATTAGAATTAAAGGAAGTCATCACTTTTTAGCACATCCTGACGGCAGAAAAACAGTTATTCCAGTTCATGGAAATGAAACCATTGGGAAGGGTTTATTTGCCCAAATTTTAAGAGATTGTGATTTAACAGTTTATGAATTTTTAGACTTGTTATAA
- a CDS encoding putative toxin-antitoxin system toxin component, PIN family, with the protein MLDTNILVSALLIKNSSAIQVIETIEKLGIILYSEMTFLELEQVLNRRKFKKYFTEEQKQTFIVKLLEISELIEITETITICRDAKDNKFLELAVSGKTDFIITGDQDLLVLNPFRNIEIITINEFLTRFNN; encoded by the coding sequence GTGTTAGATACAAACATATTAGTTAGTGCTTTATTAATTAAAAATTCTTCCGCTATTCAAGTAATAGAAACCATCGAAAAACTAGGAATAATTTTATATTCAGAGATGACATTTTTAGAATTAGAACAAGTTTTAAACCGTCGTAAATTTAAAAAATATTTTACAGAAGAACAAAAACAAACATTTATTGTCAAATTACTAGAAATTTCTGAATTAATAGAAATCACGGAAACTATTACTATTTGCCGAGATGCTAAAGATAATAAATTTTTAGAATTAGCAGTTAGTGGTAAAACTGACTTTATTATTACAGGAGATCAAGATTTATTAGTATTAAACCCTTTTAGAAATATAGAAATTATCACAATTAACGAATTTTTAACGAGATTTAATAATTAG
- a CDS encoding endonuclease domain-containing protein — translation MNYLPYNKNLVTRAKELRNNMTKAEKKLWYDYLRSFKFRVYRQRPIDNFIVDFYCPQLKLVIEVDGESHYQENAQESDSQRSKILEGYGLKVIRFTNEEVLSNLEGIVAIIEEMIPPNPP, via the coding sequence ATGAACTATTTACCATATAATAAAAATCTTGTTACTAGGGCAAAAGAATTAAGAAACAATATGACCAAAGCAGAGAAAAAACTTTGGTATGATTATTTAAGAAGTTTTAAATTTAGAGTATATAGACAACGCCCTATTGATAATTTTATAGTTGACTTTTATTGTCCTCAATTAAAATTAGTAATAGAAGTCGATGGAGAAAGTCATTATCAAGAAAATGCTCAAGAATCTGACTCACAAAGAAGTAAAATATTAGAAGGATATGGATTAAAAGTAATTAGATTTACTAATGAAGAAGTTTTAAGTAATTTAGAGGGAATTGTAGCAATAATTGAGGAAATGATCCCCCCTAACCCCCCTTGA
- a CDS encoding tellurite resistance TerB family protein: MARKTASLPAAEAFTIIVLFSAIGDGSLDEQEMDIIVNVLARMNTFRSYRGSMKQLLEKSMKYLLTNPGEALGESIASLPKDLHDTAFAVSVDIIMSDGNVSESEENAMLLLADKLSVTKAKAKKIIEVMIIKNKG, from the coding sequence ATGGCAAGAAAAACAGCCAGTTTACCCGCCGCCGAAGCCTTTACCATAATTGTTTTGTTTAGCGCCATAGGTGATGGTAGCTTAGATGAGCAAGAAATGGACATCATCGTTAACGTCTTAGCACGAATGAACACATTTCGATCGTATCGAGGTAGTATGAAACAACTGCTAGAAAAATCCATGAAATATTTATTAACGAATCCTGGGGAGGCATTAGGAGAAAGTATTGCATCCTTACCCAAAGACTTACACGACACCGCCTTTGCTGTTTCTGTTGATATTATCATGTCCGATGGAAATGTGAGCGAATCAGAAGAAAATGCGATGTTATTGTTAGCCGATAAATTATCAGTAACAAAAGCAAAAGCGAAGAAAATTATCGAAGTAATGATAATTAAAAATAAAGGCTAA
- a CDS encoding LL-diaminopimelate aminotransferase: MARINDNYLKLKAGYLFPEIARRVNTFAQENPNANIIRLGIGDVTEPLPKACQDAMVQAIADMGDRATFKGYGPEQGYSWLREKIAEHDFQSRGCDISADEIFISDGSKCDTGNILDIFGKNNKIAVTDPVYPVYVDTNVMAGHTGDANEKGEYEGLVYLPISAENNFTAELPTEPVDLIYLCFPNNPTGAIATKEYLKAWVEYAKKHDAIILFDAAYEAFITDPSLPHSIYEIEGAKDCSIEFRSFSKNAGFTGTRCALTVVPKNLIGKASDGSNVEIWKLWNRRQSTKFNGVSYIVQKGAEAVYSEAGKAQIAQLVKFYLENAQIIRDELTASGLSVYGGVNAPYVWVKTPDGLSSWDFFDKLLQNVNVVGTPGSGFGAAGEGYFRLSAFNSRENVIEAMRRITTTMNFS, translated from the coding sequence ATGGCTAGAATTAACGATAATTACTTAAAATTAAAAGCAGGTTACTTATTCCCCGAAATTGCTAGACGAGTTAATACTTTTGCCCAAGAAAACCCCAACGCTAATATTATCAGATTGGGCATTGGTGATGTTACCGAACCTTTACCGAAAGCCTGTCAAGATGCCATGGTTCAAGCTATTGCTGATATGGGCGATCGTGCTACATTTAAAGGATATGGACCCGAACAAGGTTATAGTTGGTTAAGAGAGAAAATAGCCGAACATGATTTTCAGAGTAGAGGGTGTGATATATCCGCCGATGAAATCTTCATTTCCGATGGTTCTAAGTGCGATACAGGCAACATTCTCGATATTTTTGGCAAAAACAACAAAATTGCTGTAACTGACCCCGTATATCCCGTTTATGTGGATACGAACGTGATGGCAGGACATACGGGAGATGCCAACGAAAAAGGGGAGTATGAAGGTTTAGTTTATCTTCCTATTAGTGCTGAAAACAATTTTACAGCAGAATTACCGACTGAGCCTGTTGATTTAATTTATCTTTGTTTTCCTAACAACCCCACGGGTGCGATCGCCACGAAAGAGTATTTAAAAGCATGGGTAGAATACGCAAAAAAACATGATGCGATTATTCTCTTTGATGCTGCCTACGAAGCCTTTATCACTGATCCTAGTTTACCCCATTCTATCTATGAAATTGAAGGGGCTAAAGACTGTTCGATCGAATTTCGCTCATTTTCCAAAAATGCAGGATTTACGGGGACTCGTTGCGCCTTAACCGTAGTACCGAAAAACTTAATCGGAAAAGCCAGTGATGGTTCAAATGTCGAAATTTGGAAACTATGGAATCGCCGTCAATCCACTAAATTTAACGGTGTTTCTTATATTGTACAAAAAGGAGCAGAAGCGGTATATTCCGAAGCAGGAAAAGCACAGATTGCGCAATTAGTCAAATTTTATTTAGAAAATGCCCAAATTATCCGAGACGAATTAACAGCATCTGGATTAAGCGTTTACGGCGGAGTCAATGCGCCTTATGTCTGGGTAAAAACTCCTGATGGTTTATCAAGTTGGGATTTCTTCGATAAGTTATTACAGAATGTTAATGTAGTGGGTACTCCGGGTTCTGGTTTTGGTGCGGCAGGAGAAGGTTATTTTCGTCTGAGTGCCTTTAATAGCCGTGAAAACGTCATCGAAGCCATGAGACGCATTACTACTACTATGAATTTTTCTTAG
- a CDS encoding type II toxin-antitoxin system HicB family antitoxin, with product MSQYFNVVIEKDEDGYLVASVPSLKGCHTQAKTMDELLERITEAIELCLEVEKEEFKPLEFIGVQRVAINN from the coding sequence ATGAGTCAATATTTTAATGTAGTTATTGAAAAAGACGAAGATGGCTATTTAGTTGCTTCAGTGCCTTCTTTGAAAGGATGTCATACACAAGCAAAAACAATGGATGAATTACTAGAGAGAATAACAGAAGCTATTGAACTTTGTTTAGAAGTAGAAAAAGAAGAATTTAAACCCTTAGAATTTATCGGAGTTCAAAGAGTAGCTATTAATAACTAA
- a CDS encoding Eco57I restriction-modification methylase domain-containing protein yields MKINRKNITKYLDNLNFESLFIEELGWDYPADDTEKYISIDEQIFTLKPIADKRGFNVFLCLLENQSIPLVSTLKKIDQEISKYSYEHFIIYASELDQNQKWQWVKKEANQPLANRTVEYSTHKKEALLQILDTIYIDLDEEEKLNLTEVRSRTKQAFDVDKVTKKFYDKFKKEHSQFLGFIEGITVDFDRQWYASLMLNRLMFVYFIQKKGFLNSDLNYLRNKLNEIKNDPPQPPLTKGGVNTEKVPLNKRGVNTKKVPLNKGELNTEKVPLSKGETGGSNLNFYSFYRYFLLRLFHDGLGSQNRTPELDQLLGKIPYLNGGLFEIHPLENKYPNIEIKDEAFEKIFTFFDQYNWYLDDRPLKSDNEINPDVLGYIFEKYINQKQMGAYYTKEDITEYISKNCIIPYLFDSVLREFDPPPPPLQKGGVNTGKVSLNKQENTEKVPLNKQENTGKVPLNQQENTEKAPLNKGGLGGSSLFQLLAENPDRYIYDAVKKGVNLSLPDDIAKGINDVSQRENWNQTADKNYGLPTEIWREVVARRNRYFEIKEKLTNGEITNINDLITYNLNIRQFAQDAISNLNSPLTLKIFYEKLATMSILDPTCGSGAFLFSALNILYPLYDTCLERMQEFVEENNRPPSKNKNIEKVPLSKGETGGSKSDNDPPQPPLTKGGVQKIIKEFQGILSNVRSHINNKYFILKNIILNNLYGVDIMEEATEVCKLRLFLKLASQIDPPAFSTPLSKGGRGDQNYGIEPLPDIDFNIRSGNSLVGFANYEEVEKAVKGDRQGKLDLYDDMAVINAKAKAVSEVYQTFRNIQTQSDGVNFTETKAKLKENLASLNEELNNYLAKEYGVDIKKKKDYEKWLTSHQPFHWFTEFYSIINNGGFDVIIGNPPYVEYSKVKKDYEIKGYETEKCGNLYAFTVENCLNLLNNKGLLGFIIPLSSLSTPRMTPLFEYYKKHNIYSWFSFFAGDSNPSTLFSGVKSQLSIHILKKHKFLVHTTNYVRWFEKYRPYLFDNITYSNQESFVRNKLLEKISKIRLILPFAFCLLPLMIR; encoded by the coding sequence ATGAAAATTAACCGTAAAAACATTACCAAATATCTTGACAATTTGAATTTTGAATCATTGTTTATTGAAGAATTAGGATGGGATTATCCCGCAGATGATACTGAAAAATATATTTCTATTGATGAGCAAATATTCACCTTAAAACCTATTGCTGATAAACGAGGTTTTAATGTCTTTTTATGCTTATTAGAAAATCAATCAATTCCCCTTGTTTCTACCCTCAAAAAAATTGATCAAGAAATTAGTAAATATTCCTACGAACATTTTATCATTTATGCTTCTGAGTTAGACCAAAATCAAAAATGGCAATGGGTAAAAAAAGAAGCTAATCAACCTTTAGCAAATCGTACTGTTGAATATTCTACCCACAAAAAAGAGGCTTTATTACAGATATTAGATACTATTTATATTGACTTAGATGAAGAAGAAAAATTGAATTTAACAGAAGTTCGATCGAGAACAAAACAAGCCTTTGATGTGGACAAAGTTACCAAGAAATTCTATGATAAATTTAAGAAAGAACATAGTCAATTCTTAGGTTTTATTGAAGGAATAACTGTTGATTTCGATCGACAATGGTACGCATCTTTAATGCTTAATCGCCTAATGTTTGTCTATTTTATCCAGAAAAAAGGCTTTTTAAATAGTGATCTAAATTATCTTAGAAATAAACTAAATGAAATAAAAAATGATCCCCCCCAACCCCCCTTAACAAAGGGGGGAGTAAATACAGAAAAAGTCCCCTTAAATAAAAGGGGAGTAAATACAAAGAAAGTACCCTTAAATAAAGGAGAATTAAATACAGAAAAAGTCCCCCTTAGTAAGGGGGAAACAGGGGGATCAAATCTAAATTTCTATTCTTTCTATCGCTACTTTTTATTAAGATTATTTCATGATGGTTTAGGCAGTCAAAATCGCACTCCCGAATTAGATCAATTATTAGGCAAAATACCCTATTTAAATGGTGGCTTATTTGAAATTCATCCCCTCGAAAATAAGTATCCTAACATTGAAATTAAAGACGAAGCCTTCGAGAAAATATTTACTTTCTTTGATCAGTATAACTGGTATTTGGACGATCGACCCTTAAAATCTGATAACGAAATTAACCCCGATGTTTTAGGTTACATCTTCGAGAAATATATCAACCAGAAGCAAATGGGGGCATATTATACCAAAGAAGACATCACCGAATATATTAGCAAAAACTGCATTATTCCCTACTTATTTGATAGTGTATTAAGAGAATTTGATCCCCCCCCGCCCCCCTTACAAAAGGGGGGAGTAAATACGGGAAAAGTCTCCCTTAATAAGCAGGAAAATACAGAAAAAGTCCCCCTTAATAAGCAGGAAAATACGGGAAAAGTCCCCCTTAATCAGCAGGAAAATACAGAAAAAGCCCCCCTTAATAAGGGGGGTTTGGGGGGATCATCCTTATTTCAATTATTAGCAGAAAACCCCGATCGATATATTTATGATGCAGTTAAAAAAGGAGTAAATTTATCCTTACCTGATGACATTGCTAAAGGAATAAATGATGTTTCCCAGAGAGAAAATTGGAATCAAACCGCCGATAAAAATTATGGCTTACCCACAGAAATCTGGCGAGAAGTAGTAGCCAGAAGAAACCGTTATTTTGAAATTAAGGAAAAATTAACTAATGGTGAAATTACTAATATTAATGACTTAATTACCTATAATCTTAACATTCGTCAATTTGCCCAAGATGCCATTTCTAACCTTAATTCACCCTTAACTCTCAAGATTTTCTATGAAAAATTAGCCACTATGTCTATTTTAGATCCAACCTGTGGCAGTGGTGCATTTTTATTCTCAGCTTTAAACATTCTTTATCCTCTTTATGATACCTGTTTAGAAAGAATGCAGGAATTTGTTGAAGAAAATAATCGCCCCCCTTCTAAGAACAAAAACATAGAAAAAGTCCCCCTTTCTAAGGGGGAAACAGGGGGATCTAAAAGCGATAATGATCCCCCCCAACCCCCCTTGACTAAGGGGGGAGTTCAGAAAATTATCAAAGAATTTCAAGGCATTTTAAGCAACGTTAGAAGTCACATCAATAATAAATATTTTATCCTCAAAAATATCATCCTCAATAACCTTTATGGGGTGGATATTATGGAGGAAGCAACGGAAGTTTGTAAACTGCGATTATTTCTAAAATTAGCTTCTCAAATCGATCCCCCCGCTTTCAGCACCCCCCTTAGTAAGGGGGGAAGGGGGGATCAAAATTATGGTATTGAGCCATTACCTGACATTGATTTTAACATTAGATCGGGCAATAGTTTAGTGGGTTTTGCTAACTATGAAGAAGTAGAAAAAGCCGTTAAGGGCGATCGACAAGGTAAACTAGATTTATATGATGATATGGCAGTGATAAACGCTAAAGCTAAGGCAGTAAGCGAGGTTTATCAAACTTTTAGAAATATTCAAACCCAAAGCGATGGCGTTAATTTTACAGAAACTAAAGCAAAGTTAAAGGAAAATTTAGCTAGTTTAAACGAGGAATTAAATAATTATTTAGCTAAAGAATATGGCGTTGATATTAAGAAGAAAAAAGACTATGAAAAATGGTTAACTTCTCATCAACCTTTCCACTGGTTTACGGAGTTTTATTCGATTATTAATAACGGCGGTTTTGATGTGATTATCGGCAATCCCCCTTATGTGGAATATAGCAAAGTTAAAAAGGATTATGAAATTAAGGGTTATGAAACGGAAAAATGCGGCAATTTATATGCTTTTACGGTAGAAAACTGTTTAAATCTATTGAATAATAAAGGTTTACTAGGATTTATTATTCCTCTAAGTAGTTTATCAACTCCTAGAATGACACCCTTATTTGAGTATTATAAAAAACATAATATTTATAGTTGGTTTAGTTTTTTTGCAGGAGATTCTAACCCTAGTACACTTTTTTCAGGAGTAAAAAGTCAATTATCAATTCATATTCTTAAAAAACATAAATTTTTAGTACATACAACTAATTATGTTAGATGGTTTGAAAAATATAGACCATATTTATTTGATAATATTACTTATAGCAATCAGGAATCATTTGTGAGAAATAAATTATTAGAAAAAATATCGAAGATACGACTAATCTTGCCTTTTGCCTTTTGCCTCTTGCCTTTGATGATAAGATAA
- a CDS encoding type II toxin-antitoxin system HicB family antitoxin, whose translation MKEYYVIFEWAGNNYSAYVPDLPGCISTGKTLEETEVNIKEAIELYIDVLKEDNIPIPEPLTKAKSIFIAA comes from the coding sequence ATGAAAGAGTATTATGTAATTTTTGAATGGGCTGGTAATAACTATTCGGCTTATGTGCCTGATTTACCCGGTTGTATTTCCACAGGTAAAACCTTAGAAGAAACAGAGGTAAATATTAAGGAAGCGATCGAGTTATACATAGATGTATTAAAGGAAGATAATATACCAATTCCCGAACCTTTAACTAAAGCAAAATCTATCTTTATTGCTGCTTAA
- a CDS encoding protein kinase domain-containing protein — protein MLGMFAGGDRNKKNDKKSTRDLSTIDKGYRLADKYEVIKKIGEGGFGAAFLVKSLTANVSVNYVAKAQKLTNNPAQNQDLITRFKRESQTLQKLGSAHGQIPSLFDFFEFEGNFYLIQEYVKGQTLADVLMAKVQKKSTFSSQEIIDIILSLLEVLIKVHGENVIHRDIKPQNIILREGDNKPVLIDFGLIKEVSYSTLDQTGTQAGTMGYCPLEQMCGKAMYQSDLFAVGMTMLVCLTGIGAHGFKIEPNPIVDPQNAKVRLDGLEEIIGKILTVFIQESLAVLPQNRFESAQEMRETLLQIKNAQYMAMGANHAKNEMEKMRKEIERLKGQLKTQDKDFKHEKSGIKQVAKDNKINQIITTQKEVDGFNIIKRIIKNNGLDDTRLKLKDTVEFCGINIDNDEKKTLIRLYFNDENNLNFAIILKDGKEDKYELKTLRGISPKKEKILDRARELMTNKKAPAVSNNALLDTAIDQMRIPQKEEQKKGKDLGKFKDLF, from the coding sequence GGTGAAGGAGGTTTTGGGGCGGCTTTTTTAGTCAAAAGTTTAACCGCTAATGTATCAGTTAACTATGTTGCTAAAGCCCAAAAATTAACCAATAATCCTGCTCAAAATCAAGATTTAATTACTAGATTTAAGAGAGAATCTCAGACGTTACAAAAATTAGGTAGTGCGCATGGACAAATCCCCTCTTTATTTGACTTTTTTGAATTTGAAGGAAATTTTTACTTAATTCAAGAGTATGTAAAAGGGCAAACTTTAGCCGATGTTTTAATGGCAAAAGTGCAGAAAAAATCAACATTTTCTTCTCAAGAAATTATCGATATTATTTTATCCTTACTAGAAGTATTAATTAAAGTTCACGGAGAAAACGTGATTCACCGTGATATTAAACCTCAAAATATCATTTTAAGAGAAGGTGATAATAAACCAGTTTTAATAGATTTTGGTTTAATTAAAGAGGTATCTTACTCTACTTTAGATCAAACAGGTACTCAAGCAGGAACTATGGGATATTGCCCTTTAGAACAAATGTGTGGCAAAGCCATGTATCAGAGTGATTTATTTGCCGTAGGAATGACAATGTTAGTTTGTTTAACGGGTATTGGTGCCCATGGTTTTAAAATTGAACCAAATCCCATTGTTGATCCGCAAAATGCTAAGGTCAGATTAGACGGTTTAGAAGAAATTATTGGGAAAATTTTAACTGTTTTTATCCAAGAATCTTTAGCTGTTTTACCTCAAAATCGTTTTGAATCTGCCCAAGAAATGCGTGAGACATTACTTCAGATAAAAAATGCTCAATATATGGCTATGGGAGCTAATCATGCGAAAAATGAAATGGAAAAGATGCGCAAAGAAATTGAGAGACTTAAAGGGCAATTAAAAACTCAAGATAAAGATTTTAAGCATGAAAAATCTGGGATAAAGCAAGTCGCAAAAGATAATAAAATTAATCAAATTATTACGACTCAAAAAGAAGTTGATGGATTTAATATTATCAAAAGAATCATAAAAAATAATGGTTTAGATGACACTCGTTTAAAATTAAAAGATACTGTAGAATTTTGTGGTATTAATATTGATAATGACGAGAAAAAAACCTTAATTAGACTTTATTTTAATGATGAAAATAATCTTAATTTTGCCATTATTTTAAAAGATGGAAAAGAGGATAAATATGAGCTAAAAACATTGAGAGGTATTTCACCGAAAAAAGAGAAAATCCTCGATCGAGCTAGAGAATTAATGACTAATAAAAAAGCCCCTGCCGTATCTAATAATGCGTTATTAGATACGGCGATTGATCAAATGCGTATTCCTCAAAAAGAAGAACAGAAAAAAGGTAAAGATTTAGGTAAATTTAAAGATTTATTTTAA
- a CDS encoding type II toxin-antitoxin system HicA family toxin: protein MKVREVIKRLKADGWYEDRMRGSHRVLKHPNKSGIVVIPGNFGDDVAIGTLKSIWKQAQLED, encoded by the coding sequence ATGAAAGTTCGTGAAGTAATCAAACGACTAAAAGCTGATGGTTGGTATGAAGATAGAATGAGAGGTAGTCATCGAGTTTTGAAACACCCTAATAAATCTGGTATTGTTGTGATACCCGGTAATTTTGGAGATGATGTAGCCATTGGCACACTTAAAAGTATTTGGAAACAAGCACAATTGGAGGATTAA
- a CDS encoding diacylglycerol kinase family protein yields MNKFQIFHDNISTIPNSESVILLKKEKRNLSWKVATNLFSSFKYAWQGVKYAFKTQRNFRIHTLMTSIAISLGFYLQVTTVEMAIISLTCATVLVLELLNTAIESVVDLTVKQNYHELAKIAKDCAAGAVLISAIASVFVAGFILLPHGIDLIISLLN; encoded by the coding sequence ATGAACAAGTTTCAAATCTTTCACGACAATATTTCTACCATTCCTAATAGTGAATCTGTTATTTTATTGAAAAAAGAAAAACGTAACTTATCATGGAAAGTAGCTACTAACCTCTTTTCTAGTTTTAAGTATGCTTGGCAGGGAGTAAAATATGCCTTCAAAACTCAACGTAACTTCCGTATTCATACTCTCATGACTTCTATCGCCATAAGTCTTGGTTTTTATCTGCAAGTAACCACCGTCGAAATGGCAATTATTTCTTTAACTTGTGCCACTGTTCTTGTTTTAGAATTACTCAATACTGCCATCGAATCTGTGGTAGATTTAACCGTTAAGCAAAATTACCATGAATTAGCTAAAATTGCTAAAGATTGCGCTGCGGGTGCTGTTTTAATCTCGGCGATCGCATCTGTATTCGTAGCAGGTTTTATTTTGTTACCTCATGGGATAGACTTAATTATCTCACTTTTGAATTGA
- a CDS encoding anthranilate synthase component II produces MILVIDNYDSFTYNLVQYLGELGNKYPVAQNIKVYRNDQITIQEIIELNPDGIVISPGPGNPDSAGICLELVTQLAPTYPILGVCLGHQTIGQAYGGKIISAPTLMHGKISPINHQNSGVFQDIQTPFNATRYHSLVVDKNTFPSVLEITAWTDDGIIMGIRHKEYPLVEGVQFHPESILTESGLTLLENFVKNL; encoded by the coding sequence TTGATTCTGGTTATAGATAACTACGACAGCTTTACATATAACCTAGTACAATACTTAGGAGAATTAGGCAATAAATATCCCGTTGCCCAAAACATCAAAGTATATCGCAATGATCAAATTACCATACAAGAAATTATAGAGTTAAACCCTGATGGTATAGTCATTTCACCCGGTCCGGGGAATCCTGATTCCGCTGGAATTTGTTTGGAATTAGTCACACAATTAGCCCCAACTTATCCCATTTTAGGGGTATGTTTAGGACATCAAACCATCGGACAAGCCTACGGTGGTAAAATAATCTCCGCTCCAACTTTGATGCACGGTAAAATATCCCCCATTAATCATCAAAATAGTGGGGTATTTCAAGATATACAAACCCCCTTTAACGCCACTCGTTACCATAGTCTCGTGGTTGATAAGAATACTTTTCCCTCTGTGTTAGAGATTACCGCTTGGACTGATGACGGTATTATTATGGGTATCCGACACAAAGAATATCCTCTAGTGGAGGGAGTACAATTTCATCCTGAAAGTATTTTGACGGAGTCTGGATTAACATTATTAGAAAATTTTGTCAAAAACCTTTAG
- a CDS encoding YidH family protein translates to MTSPYNLNNELAKERNRAAAERTLMAWIRTCLSLISFGFGIDRILVAIHQAFETEVDSFPLSRFLGLSFIIIGTLALLAAALSHRQDLKRIDRGDFIYTSRLSLSFVVSIALIVVGILAFIGILIKGG, encoded by the coding sequence ATGACTTCTCCCTATAATCTTAATAACGAATTGGCAAAAGAACGTAATCGAGCCGCCGCCGAGCGTACATTAATGGCGTGGATTCGTACTTGTCTTTCTTTAATTAGCTTCGGTTTTGGAATCGATCGTATTTTAGTAGCTATTCATCAGGCTTTTGAAACAGAAGTTGATTCTTTCCCCCTTTCTCGTTTTTTGGGATTATCTTTTATTATCATTGGAACTTTAGCTTTATTAGCGGCGGCTTTAAGTCATCGTCAGGATTTAAAAAGGATCGATCGAGGTGATTTTATTTATACTTCTCGTTTATCTCTCAGTTTTGTGGTTTCGATCGCTCTAATTGTAGTCGGTATATTGGCATTTATCGGTATTTTAATTAAAGGAGGATAA